The Prosthecobacter dejongeii genome contains a region encoding:
- a CDS encoding ATP-binding protein, with amino-acid sequence MSDPVDLTNCDREPIHIPGSVQPHALILVLAEPSLSILQASANAPERLGLPLEELLQKTLIELLRDSDSAYLEKHVLSKQLEASPHYLPPLKVGPAGQTFEALLHRHQGLLILELEQWPDQTSMVHEAVYVSLKHTLNQLQGTTSVVEFCQRAAEHVQEFTGFDRIMVYRFADDASGHVIAESKRADLESYLGLHYPASDIPKQARTLFVKSQLRLNPDVKYEPVALVPALRPDTGLPLDMSYCVSRSMSPIHAEYLQNMGVGASMSISIVIGEELWGLFACHHYSPRYVSHTTRMACEFLAHMLSLQVSNKESDEQHEYKLRLHQEHRLLADAMALHAEFHPVLIQSKGTTFAGIEAGGAALLLNDMVYLRGETPDEDSVRALSLQLAESIEPSVWATDHLSKLFPDWAKCAELASGVLAARLSRQTPAYVLWFRPEEKQTMSWAGDPTKPMETGPHGDRLTPRKSFELWQEEVRGRSRPWLACEIDAARMLRQTILETEVRRAEQLVRLNAELDERNRQLDSFAYVASHDLKEPLRGISNYSNFLLEDFADQLDDQGVNYLRTMMRLTERMETLLDSLLYYSRLSRGEINSRRVDLNVAIEDAKEMLIARIQESGAHINIPRPLPEVYGDADRLGEVFSNLISNAIKYTDKTPAQIEIGWQAGELDSPTVFYVRDNGIGIAAEHQQLIFQIFKRLHGREDYGGGVGAGLTIVRKIIERHGGRIWVDSLPGHGTTFFFTLETDPNLP; translated from the coding sequence ATGTCCGACCCTGTTGATCTGACCAATTGTGACCGCGAGCCCATCCACATTCCGGGTTCGGTCCAGCCCCATGCCCTGATCCTGGTATTGGCAGAGCCCAGTTTATCCATTTTACAGGCCAGTGCGAATGCGCCTGAGCGGCTCGGCTTGCCACTGGAAGAGTTGTTGCAGAAGACCCTAATCGAGTTGCTGAGAGACTCGGACTCAGCTTACCTGGAAAAACACGTTTTATCGAAACAACTCGAAGCTTCTCCGCATTACCTGCCTCCGCTGAAAGTGGGCCCTGCGGGTCAGACTTTTGAGGCTCTGCTTCACCGTCATCAAGGCCTGCTGATTTTGGAGTTGGAACAGTGGCCAGACCAGACTTCCATGGTGCATGAGGCGGTGTATGTCTCGCTCAAGCACACGCTGAATCAGCTTCAGGGCACGACTTCCGTGGTGGAGTTTTGCCAGCGTGCGGCAGAGCACGTGCAGGAGTTCACCGGCTTTGATCGCATCATGGTGTATCGCTTTGCGGACGATGCCTCAGGGCATGTCATCGCGGAGTCTAAGCGGGCGGATTTGGAGTCCTACCTTGGGTTGCATTACCCAGCTTCAGACATCCCGAAACAGGCCCGCACCTTGTTTGTGAAATCTCAGCTCCGTCTGAACCCGGACGTCAAATACGAGCCTGTGGCCCTGGTGCCTGCCCTCCGGCCAGATACTGGCCTGCCACTGGACATGAGCTACTGCGTTAGCCGCTCCATGTCCCCTATCCATGCAGAGTATCTGCAAAACATGGGGGTGGGGGCCTCCATGTCTATCTCCATCGTCATTGGGGAAGAGCTTTGGGGGCTTTTCGCCTGTCACCATTACTCTCCTCGCTACGTCTCGCACACCACGCGCATGGCCTGTGAGTTTTTAGCCCACATGCTGTCCCTCCAGGTCAGCAACAAGGAAAGTGACGAGCAGCATGAGTATAAACTGCGCCTGCACCAGGAGCACCGCTTGCTGGCAGATGCCATGGCTCTGCACGCAGAATTCCACCCGGTATTGATCCAAAGTAAAGGCACCACCTTCGCCGGCATCGAGGCGGGCGGTGCGGCTCTTTTGCTCAATGACATGGTCTATCTGCGCGGTGAAACGCCAGATGAAGACAGCGTGCGAGCCCTGTCTTTGCAATTGGCAGAAAGCATCGAGCCTTCCGTCTGGGCCACCGATCACCTTTCCAAATTGTTCCCAGACTGGGCTAAGTGCGCGGAGCTGGCCAGTGGTGTTTTAGCCGCCCGTTTATCCCGTCAGACGCCGGCGTACGTCCTTTGGTTTCGACCCGAAGAAAAGCAAACCATGAGCTGGGCTGGTGACCCGACGAAACCGATGGAAACCGGGCCTCATGGGGACCGATTGACGCCGCGGAAATCCTTTGAGCTTTGGCAGGAAGAAGTGAGGGGGAGATCCCGGCCCTGGCTTGCCTGTGAAATTGATGCCGCTCGCATGCTGCGGCAGACGATCTTGGAAACGGAGGTTCGCAGAGCTGAACAACTGGTTAGGCTGAATGCGGAGCTGGATGAGAGAAATCGCCAACTCGACTCTTTCGCCTACGTGGCTTCTCACGATCTCAAGGAGCCCCTGCGTGGCATCAGCAATTACTCGAACTTTCTCCTCGAAGACTTTGCGGATCAGTTGGATGATCAGGGCGTCAACTACCTCCGTACCATGATGAGGTTGACGGAGCGCATGGAGACTTTATTGGACTCGCTGCTCTATTATTCGCGTCTCTCACGGGGAGAAATCAACAGTCGGCGTGTGGACCTGAATGTGGCCATCGAAGACGCGAAGGAGATGCTCATCGCCCGCATCCAGGAGAGCGGCGCTCACATCAACATCCCACGCCCCTTGCCTGAGGTTTATGGAGACGCGGATCGCCTGGGTGAGGTCTTTTCCAATTTGATCAGCAACGCCATCAAATACACCGACAAGACTCCAGCACAGATTGAGATCGGCTGGCAGGCCGGGGAGCTCGATAGTCCCACGGTCTTTTACGTTCGTGACAATGGCATCGGCATCGCGGCGGAGCACCAGCAGCTGATCTTCCAAATTTTCAAACGACTGCACGGCCGCGAGGACTATGGTGGTGGCGTGGGCGCAGGCCTCACGATCGTACGCAAAATCATCGAACGTCATGGCGGACGAATCTGGGTAGATTCTCTGCCTGGGCATGGAACGACTTTTTTCTTCACCTTGGAAACCGACCCCAATTTACCATGA
- a CDS encoding response regulator, giving the protein MSESVTPSFLIVEDSDEDYAALERIVRRARPDVSVKLQRCVSAEQVFTILNAPRLPQKPLPELPALIILDLNLPGLNGKEVLRAVRQHRRLKLIPVVIFSTSSNPQDIEWCYENGANSYLVKQTDYTAFKRAVELLVDYWVEAVRLPRPSSGGIVLEKPDDSGLPA; this is encoded by the coding sequence ATGAGCGAATCTGTGACACCTTCCTTCCTCATCGTTGAGGATAGTGATGAGGATTACGCTGCCCTGGAACGCATCGTCCGCCGGGCCCGGCCGGATGTGTCTGTGAAATTGCAACGCTGCGTGAGTGCAGAGCAGGTCTTCACCATCCTAAATGCCCCGAGGTTACCGCAAAAACCGCTCCCAGAGCTTCCCGCCCTCATCATTCTGGATCTGAATCTTCCCGGTCTTAATGGTAAAGAAGTGCTGCGTGCGGTGCGCCAGCATCGCCGCCTCAAACTGATCCCGGTAGTGATTTTCTCGACATCTAGCAACCCACAAGACATCGAGTGGTGTTACGAAAATGGGGCCAATTCGTATCTCGTGAAGCAGACGGATTACACCGCCTTTAAACGCGCGGTCGAGCTGCTGGTGGACTACTGGGTGGAGGCCGTTCGCTTGCCACGTCCTTCCAGTGGCGGTATCGTTTTGGAGAAGCCTGACGACAGCGGGTTACCCGCCTGA
- a CDS encoding hybrid sensor histidine kinase/response regulator, whose protein sequence is MLASSPLHVLIVDDSLTDAVIFRRYLTRGVQAPCEIGEVATAAQALEYLQTRRPDCVLLDFNLPDSDGVSLVKKIVSIHGENAFGIVMLTSNHEVELAVDALRSGAHDFLPKGATNAIVLRRAVDNATEKAAIQRELETQRHELARKNEELQTHVRQLEKEISDRLHAETRLRQSENQLRVVTDHAAVLLVLCDRDYRYKFVNRHYASRFGMEPEQVIGKHIQEVLGKEAFAAILPHLQRVLKGEREEFEIQVPFATLGLRWMSVVYVPERGPDGQIHGLIGVMSDTTARKTAQMELEHARDEALAASRAKDDFLAALSHELRTPLNPILLLSSDAAEDAALPEHVRGIFETIRKNVDLEARLIDDLLNITRISRGKMALDRLPVDIHAVLEDAMMNVAAEIHAKHLSLRQQFQATAHTVMGDAVRLQQVFWNVLKNAVKFTPEGGSITVRTRTLLEADVVEIHVTDTGIGMTSAELARVFDAFAQGDHAGEGGSHRFGGLGLGLAISQMLVQSHAGEILACSEGPGEGAVFVIRLPLVPDICLTLQPTAPEVTLEPQSTKAVKVLLVEDHEPTRNALAHLLKRRDYLVSAAATLEEARSLAAQQSFDLLISDIGLPDGNGYDLMQELAGLHSMKGIALTGYGMDRDIDRSTEAGFVAHLTKPIQVQALELAIRAALLPSAR, encoded by the coding sequence ATGCTCGCCTCCTCCCCGTTACATGTTTTGATCGTGGATGATTCGTTGACGGATGCCGTCATCTTTCGCCGCTATCTCACTCGCGGTGTTCAAGCTCCCTGCGAAATTGGCGAAGTGGCGACGGCCGCCCAGGCCTTGGAATACCTTCAAACACGGCGGCCTGACTGCGTCCTGTTGGATTTTAACCTGCCGGACAGTGACGGTGTAAGCCTGGTCAAAAAAATCGTCTCGATCCATGGCGAAAATGCTTTTGGCATCGTCATGCTGACTTCCAATCATGAGGTGGAACTGGCCGTGGATGCGCTGCGCAGTGGGGCCCATGATTTCCTGCCCAAGGGGGCCACCAACGCCATCGTGCTCAGGCGCGCTGTGGACAACGCCACCGAAAAAGCCGCCATCCAGCGTGAGTTAGAAACTCAACGCCATGAATTGGCGCGCAAAAATGAAGAACTGCAGACGCATGTGCGGCAGCTCGAAAAGGAGATTTCAGACCGCCTCCATGCAGAAACACGCCTCCGCCAGAGCGAAAATCAACTGCGGGTGGTGACCGACCACGCCGCTGTGCTTTTAGTACTCTGCGACCGCGACTATCGCTACAAATTCGTCAATCGTCATTACGCGAGTCGCTTCGGCATGGAGCCCGAGCAAGTCATTGGAAAGCACATCCAGGAGGTCCTGGGTAAAGAGGCCTTTGCTGCGATCCTTCCCCATCTCCAGCGGGTGCTAAAAGGAGAGCGGGAGGAGTTTGAAATCCAAGTTCCCTTTGCGACCCTAGGCCTGCGCTGGATGAGCGTGGTCTATGTGCCGGAGCGTGGGCCGGATGGGCAAATCCACGGTTTGATTGGCGTGATGTCAGACACCACCGCACGCAAGACGGCGCAGATGGAACTGGAACACGCACGTGACGAAGCCCTAGCGGCTTCACGCGCTAAGGATGATTTTTTAGCCGCCCTTTCGCATGAGCTGCGCACGCCGCTTAATCCCATCCTGCTGCTTTCCAGTGATGCTGCTGAGGACGCTGCCCTGCCGGAACATGTGCGGGGTATCTTTGAGACCATCCGTAAGAATGTGGATCTCGAAGCACGATTGATTGATGATCTGCTTAACATCACCCGCATCAGTCGCGGCAAGATGGCGCTGGATAGACTGCCGGTGGATATTCATGCCGTGCTGGAGGATGCGATGATGAACGTCGCTGCGGAGATCCATGCCAAACACCTTTCTCTGCGGCAGCAATTTCAGGCCACTGCCCACACGGTGATGGGGGATGCCGTGCGCCTCCAGCAGGTGTTCTGGAACGTCCTCAAAAATGCCGTCAAGTTCACGCCTGAAGGTGGCAGCATCACGGTGCGCACGCGGACCTTGCTAGAGGCGGATGTGGTGGAAATCCATGTGACGGATACAGGCATCGGCATGACTTCTGCGGAACTCGCTCGTGTGTTTGATGCTTTTGCTCAAGGAGATCATGCTGGAGAAGGGGGCTCCCACCGTTTTGGTGGTTTGGGCCTAGGCTTAGCGATCAGCCAGATGCTGGTGCAGAGCCATGCGGGTGAGATTTTGGCCTGCAGTGAGGGTCCTGGTGAGGGGGCCGTTTTTGTCATTCGCTTGCCTCTAGTGCCGGATATTTGCCTAACTCTCCAACCCACGGCTCCAGAGGTGACTCTAGAACCGCAGAGCACGAAGGCGGTCAAAGTTCTGCTGGTTGAAGACCATGAGCCCACCCGCAATGCACTGGCTCATTTGCTGAAGCGGCGCGACTACCTGGTCAGTGCCGCAGCCACATTGGAAGAGGCGCGCTCGCTTGCAGCGCAGCAGTCTTTTGATCTACTCATCTCAGATATTGGTCTTCCGGATGGAAATGGTTACGATTTAATGCAGGAGCTCGCAGGTTTGCACAGTATGAAAGGCATCGCCCTGACGGGCTATGGCATGGACAGAGACATTGATCGCAGCACTGAAGCCGGGTTTGTCGCCCATCTCACCAAACCCATCCAGGTTCAGGCTTTGGAATTGGCGATTCGTGCGGCTTTATTGCCTTCTGCCCGATAG
- a CDS encoding sensor histidine kinase: MLTAYLLFAERNATATEAAQAGISRAFPGAEVITASGVDEAVILSVKGAQTLLILVEPALGELELALKLSSEEGLARWPVVCLGGSVHSQDLTVIPAEDWHPPLLAQVFSAALQRHELIRENARLRGDLLTFARRISHDLRTPLSGIFTTAELLKEILSDQSEEDAALTTPLFDSTQAVLRLIERTSQVARATVEPRPKETADMGQVAWAGRQAVERQAMKAGVRLQEAETWPHIQGVTAWLEIIWANLLQQAVQRSISGMTVEMQWKELPAEYEFSVQDQGPELKEEQRLGLFWPFEKLHQGHSAKNLELPIARRLVELQGGRCGCEPVAGGGMRFFFTLPKESAVLVAAA; encoded by the coding sequence ATGCTGACCGCCTACCTCCTATTTGCCGAGAGAAATGCCACCGCCACGGAGGCTGCCCAGGCAGGTATCAGTCGTGCGTTTCCTGGCGCAGAGGTGATCACTGCCTCGGGCGTGGATGAAGCGGTCATTCTCTCTGTGAAAGGGGCTCAGACTCTCTTGATTCTCGTCGAGCCTGCTCTGGGGGAATTGGAACTGGCGCTCAAATTATCTTCGGAAGAAGGGCTGGCGCGTTGGCCTGTGGTTTGTCTCGGCGGTTCCGTTCATAGCCAGGATCTCACCGTCATTCCGGCGGAAGACTGGCACCCACCTCTGCTGGCTCAGGTTTTTTCGGCAGCCTTGCAGCGGCATGAGTTGATCCGTGAAAATGCACGCTTGCGCGGAGACCTGCTCACTTTTGCCCGCCGTATCAGTCATGATCTTCGCACACCTCTGAGTGGCATCTTTACCACAGCGGAGTTGCTCAAAGAGATCCTCAGTGATCAGTCTGAAGAAGATGCAGCCCTGACCACGCCGCTGTTTGACTCCACGCAGGCCGTCTTGAGGCTGATTGAGCGCACAAGTCAGGTCGCCAGGGCCACGGTCGAGCCACGGCCCAAAGAAACGGCCGACATGGGGCAGGTGGCCTGGGCCGGGCGGCAGGCCGTGGAGCGGCAGGCCATGAAGGCGGGTGTGAGGCTTCAGGAAGCGGAGACGTGGCCACACATCCAGGGTGTCACAGCTTGGCTGGAAATCATCTGGGCGAATTTGCTCCAGCAGGCCGTGCAGCGCAGCATCTCTGGCATGACGGTCGAAATGCAGTGGAAGGAACTCCCCGCGGAGTATGAATTCAGCGTGCAGGATCAGGGACCTGAATTGAAGGAGGAGCAGCGGCTGGGCCTCTTCTGGCCGTTTGAAAAACTCCATCAAGGTCACAGTGCTAAAAATCTGGAACTCCCCATCGCACGGCGCTTGGTCGAACTCCAGGGTGGGCGCTGCGGCTGTGAACCGGTGGCAGGGGGCGGCATGCGCTTCTTCTTCACTTTGCCAAAGGAATCTGCAGTCCTGGTCGCTGCGGCATGA